A stretch of the Archangium violaceum genome encodes the following:
- a CDS encoding endonuclease domain-containing protein, which translates to MHRASHGELSQLGLLDLCRRLRANTTDAESLLWRLLRARQLMGVKFRRQHQFGPYILDFYAHEAKLALELDGDGHARPEQQARDAARTEFLEAHGLTVLRFSNREVLQETEAVLTRIWNQMSTSPHPVPLPAGEGK; encoded by the coding sequence GTGCATCGCGCGTCACACGGTGAACTGAGTCAACTCGGGTTGCTCGATCTGTGTCGGCGGCTCCGGGCGAACACCACGGATGCGGAGTCCCTGCTGTGGAGGCTGCTGAGGGCCCGTCAACTCATGGGCGTGAAGTTCCGGCGCCAGCATCAGTTCGGCCCCTACATCCTCGACTTCTACGCACACGAGGCGAAGCTGGCCCTCGAACTGGACGGGGACGGCCATGCGCGGCCCGAGCAACAGGCCCGAGATGCGGCGCGCACGGAGTTCCTGGAGGCGCACGGCCTCACGGTGTTGCGGTTTTCCAATCGGGAGGTGCTGCAGGAGACCGAGGCCGTGCTCACACGGATCTGGAACCAGATGAGCACGTCCCCTCACCCCGTCCCTCTCCCGGCGGGAGAGGGGAAGTAA
- the clpX gene encoding ATP-dependent Clp protease ATP-binding subunit ClpX, whose protein sequence is MKKEHHVNLSCSFCGKSQREVRKLIAGPTVYICDECIKLCNDIIADENEREEGKPQVSLPTPMEIKAFLDDYVIGQDQAKKVLSVAVYNHYKRIYQKKPTTRPRPGMKPSGSEDVELSKSNILLVGPTGSGKTLLAQSLARFLNVPFTIADATSLTEAGYVGEDVENIIQNLLHNADYDVEKAARGIVYIDEIDKIARKGDTPSATRDVGGEGVQQALLKIIEGTRANVTPRGGKKYNQQEYVQVDTTNILFICGGAFHGIDGVIKRRVGEKGLGFGAKITHREDRSVGELLAMVEPEDLMKFGMIPEFIGRLPVVATLNDLKEEDLITILTQPKNALIKQYQKLFEMEKVKLTFTKEALKAIAREAMRRNSGARGLRAILEDAMLDIMYDVPYRDGVKECKITETVVTKHEPPQLVMEKEKKSA, encoded by the coding sequence GTGAAGAAGGAGCACCACGTCAACCTGTCCTGCTCGTTCTGCGGCAAGTCGCAGCGCGAGGTCCGCAAACTCATCGCGGGCCCCACGGTCTACATCTGCGATGAGTGCATCAAGCTCTGCAACGACATCATCGCGGACGAGAACGAGCGAGAGGAAGGCAAGCCGCAGGTGAGCTTGCCGACGCCGATGGAGATCAAGGCGTTCCTCGATGACTATGTGATCGGCCAGGACCAGGCGAAGAAGGTCCTGTCGGTCGCGGTCTACAACCATTACAAGCGCATCTACCAGAAGAAGCCGACGACACGGCCGCGCCCGGGGATGAAGCCCTCGGGCTCGGAGGACGTGGAGCTGAGCAAGAGCAACATCCTGCTCGTGGGCCCCACGGGAAGTGGCAAGACGCTGCTGGCGCAGTCGCTGGCGCGCTTCCTCAACGTCCCCTTCACCATCGCGGACGCCACCAGCCTCACCGAGGCCGGCTACGTGGGTGAGGACGTGGAGAACATCATCCAGAACCTGCTCCACAACGCCGACTACGACGTGGAGAAGGCGGCGCGGGGCATCGTCTACATCGACGAGATCGACAAGATCGCGCGCAAGGGTGACACGCCGAGCGCCACGCGAGACGTGGGCGGCGAGGGCGTGCAGCAGGCGCTCCTGAAGATCATCGAGGGCACGCGGGCCAACGTCACGCCGAGGGGCGGGAAGAAGTACAACCAGCAGGAGTACGTGCAGGTTGATACGACGAACATCCTGTTCATCTGCGGCGGCGCGTTCCACGGCATCGACGGGGTGATCAAGCGCCGTGTGGGCGAGAAGGGCCTGGGGTTCGGGGCGAAGATCACCCACCGGGAAGACCGGAGCGTGGGCGAGCTGCTGGCCATGGTGGAGCCGGAGGATCTGATGAAGTTCGGGATGATTCCCGAGTTCATCGGGCGTCTGCCGGTGGTGGCGACGCTGAACGATCTGAAGGAAGAGGATCTGATCACGATCCTCACGCAGCCGAAGAACGCGCTGATCAAGCAGTACCAGAAGCTCTTCGAGATGGAGAAGGTGAAGCTGACCTTCACGAAGGAAGCGCTGAAGGCGATCGCGCGGGAGGCGATGCGTCGCAACTCGGGAGCGCGCGGACTGCGTGCGATCCTGGAGGACGCGATGCTGGACATCATGTACGACGTCCCGTACCGGGATGGGGTGAAGGAGTGCAAGATCACCGAGACGGTGGTGACCAAGCACGAGCCGCCCCAGTTGGTGATGGAGAAGGAAAAGAAGTCGGCGTAG
- the larE gene encoding ATP-dependent sacrificial sulfur transferase LarE has translation MLTPERIQALCDSSRPKLEAMRAALRAHGSALVAFSGGVDSTFVLKIAVEELGERALALTALSASVAPEEEREARELAARMGARHVVVSSDELANPSYAANPTNRCYFCKTELYDLCEAKRKELGLEVVLDGFNADDFKDHRPGHQAAKEHAVQSPLAKAGLTKEEIRAWSHALGLPTWDKPQMACLASRIPYGTSVTRERLFQIAGAESELRKRGFRQFRVRYHQEIARIELSADEYERFLSAEVRREVDAALKALGFKFVALDLEPFRSGRMNDAAGIQRPAADSHPLPVVS, from the coding sequence ATGCTGACGCCCGAGCGGATCCAGGCCCTGTGTGACTCCTCCCGTCCCAAGCTGGAGGCGATGCGTGCGGCGTTGCGCGCGCACGGTTCGGCGCTGGTGGCGTTCTCGGGAGGGGTGGACTCCACGTTCGTCCTGAAGATCGCGGTGGAGGAGCTGGGGGAGCGGGCGTTGGCGCTGACGGCGCTGTCGGCGTCGGTGGCGCCGGAGGAGGAGCGGGAGGCTCGGGAGCTGGCGGCGCGGATGGGGGCGCGGCACGTGGTGGTGTCGAGCGACGAGCTGGCCAACCCGAGCTACGCGGCCAACCCGACGAACCGCTGCTACTTCTGCAAGACGGAGCTGTACGACCTCTGCGAGGCGAAGCGGAAGGAGCTGGGGCTGGAGGTGGTGCTGGACGGCTTCAACGCGGACGACTTCAAGGATCACCGGCCGGGGCACCAGGCGGCGAAGGAGCACGCGGTGCAGTCGCCGCTGGCGAAGGCGGGGCTGACGAAGGAGGAGATCCGGGCGTGGAGCCACGCGCTGGGGCTGCCCACGTGGGACAAGCCGCAGATGGCGTGCCTGGCGTCGCGGATCCCCTACGGGACGTCGGTGACGAGGGAGCGCCTGTTCCAGATCGCGGGGGCGGAGTCGGAGCTGCGCAAGAGGGGCTTCCGTCAGTTCCGGGTGAGGTACCACCAGGAGATCGCGCGCATCGAGCTGTCGGCGGACGAGTACGAGCGCTTCCTGTCGGCGGAGGTGAGGCGCGAGGTGGACGCGGCGCTGAAGGCGCTGGGGTTCAAGTTCGTGGCCCTGGATCTCGAGCCATTCCGTTCGGGACGGATGAACGACGCGGCGGGAATCCAGCGCCCGGCGGCGGACAGCCACCCGCTTCCCGTGGTGAGCTGA
- a CDS encoding ribbon-helix-helix domain-containing protein translates to MDMNPRLTSVVFRLNREKLDALKELSRSTRIRQSEYLREAISDLLTKYEERLVD, encoded by the coding sequence ATGGACATGAATCCTCGTCTCACCTCGGTGGTGTTCCGTCTCAACCGCGAGAAGCTGGATGCGCTCAAGGAGCTGTCGCGGTCGACGAGGATCCGCCAGAGCGAGTACCTCCGGGAGGCGATCTCGGATCTGCTGACGAAGTACGAGGAGCGGCTGGTCGACTAG
- a CDS encoding tRNA pseudouridine synthase A, with amino-acid sequence MKRTPATLWIWYRGTRFIGFQRQPGGLTVQEALEDSMRRAGVPYPIMPAGRTDRGVHARMQVVSVRLPPCYTPEMLAERLPPQLPPDLGLCVARRAPDGFHSQWSAVGKEYRYRVQLGGTPSEAWRPFVMEPSREPRLEGAVLKPERISELLGAMVGRRDFYAFHEHSSQRKPRTLESATLHELGGGLFEFRLRGDGFGRYQVRYLVGSTLLTASGALSEERFRAALDSGTTIPGLKAPAQGLLLWEVHYPSDKEPFPPEERALAPGLPSAPPFRLPAEADAQAA; translated from the coding sequence GTGAAAAGAACCCCCGCCACCCTGTGGATCTGGTACCGCGGCACCCGCTTCATCGGTTTCCAGCGCCAGCCAGGCGGCCTTACCGTGCAGGAGGCCCTCGAGGACTCCATGCGCAGGGCCGGGGTCCCCTACCCCATCATGCCCGCCGGCCGCACCGACCGCGGCGTCCACGCGCGCATGCAGGTGGTGAGTGTCCGGCTTCCTCCCTGCTACACCCCGGAGATGCTCGCCGAGCGGCTCCCCCCACAGCTCCCGCCGGATCTCGGGCTGTGCGTGGCCAGGCGTGCTCCCGATGGTTTCCACTCCCAATGGAGCGCCGTCGGCAAGGAGTACCGCTACCGCGTCCAGCTCGGCGGCACCCCGTCCGAGGCGTGGCGGCCCTTCGTGATGGAGCCCTCGCGCGAGCCCCGGTTGGAGGGCGCGGTGCTGAAGCCGGAGCGGATCTCGGAGTTGCTCGGCGCCATGGTGGGCCGCCGCGACTTCTACGCCTTCCACGAGCACTCCAGTCAGCGCAAGCCGCGCACGCTGGAGTCGGCCACCCTGCACGAGCTGGGGGGCGGTCTCTTCGAGTTCCGGCTTCGGGGAGATGGCTTCGGCCGCTACCAGGTCCGCTACCTGGTGGGCTCCACGCTGCTCACCGCCTCGGGCGCCCTCTCCGAGGAGCGCTTCCGCGCCGCGCTCGACTCGGGCACCACCATCCCCGGCCTCAAGGCCCCCGCCCAGGGGCTCCTGCTCTGGGAGGTGCACTACCCGTCCGACAAGGAGCCCTTCCCGCCCGAGGAGCGGGCCCTCGCCCCGGGTCTCCCCTCGGCGCCCCCCTTCCGCCTCCCGGCCGAAGCGGACGCCCAGGCCGCCTAG
- a CDS encoding AgmX/PglI C-terminal domain-containing protein produces MSAAQDLHDLERAQLDSQWLYRQGDLVLGPLTGHQVVEKLYTGELTGETDVSASGPSGFRKLKDLDAFKLHVSKAAVKLRVEAEARAARARRNRARLITGGVAAVVLGGLGLGAWQIARYSVVYLPSVDRGELAIQVDPPVITVAKRSVPEELFDYPGGPKPEKLPSKPTETPPDKTGKTEKVASASLSQKPDRRPSGGRPTGRVTTDADGLSTEVNYDQAAINRVVKKSQSTLYHCFKEEAERRPGFAAKVPLEFTIGNDGRVAQLWVDHPQLKKGPLFDCLLSEMKKWPFKPYTGERATVNLAFTIGRK; encoded by the coding sequence ATGTCGGCCGCACAAGATCTCCATGACCTCGAGAGGGCGCAGCTCGATTCCCAGTGGCTTTACCGTCAGGGGGACCTCGTCCTCGGACCCCTGACCGGGCACCAGGTGGTGGAGAAGCTGTACACCGGGGAGCTGACCGGTGAGACGGACGTGTCCGCCTCGGGCCCGAGCGGCTTCCGCAAGCTCAAGGACCTGGACGCCTTCAAGCTCCACGTCTCCAAGGCGGCGGTGAAGCTGCGGGTGGAGGCCGAGGCCCGGGCCGCGCGGGCCCGGCGCAACCGCGCGCGACTCATCACCGGCGGCGTGGCGGCGGTGGTGCTCGGAGGGCTGGGGCTGGGCGCGTGGCAGATCGCGCGCTATTCGGTCGTGTACCTGCCGAGCGTGGATCGCGGGGAGCTCGCCATCCAGGTGGACCCGCCCGTCATCACCGTGGCGAAGCGCTCCGTGCCCGAGGAACTGTTCGACTACCCGGGCGGACCGAAGCCGGAGAAGCTCCCCAGCAAGCCCACCGAGACGCCGCCGGACAAGACCGGGAAGACGGAGAAGGTGGCCTCGGCCTCGCTGTCGCAGAAGCCGGATCGCCGTCCCTCGGGAGGGCGTCCGACGGGCAGGGTGACCACGGACGCGGACGGCCTGTCGACGGAGGTCAACTACGATCAGGCGGCCATCAACCGGGTGGTGAAGAAGTCCCAGAGCACGCTCTACCACTGCTTCAAGGAAGAGGCCGAGCGCCGTCCAGGGTTCGCCGCCAAGGTGCCGCTCGAGTTCACCATCGGCAACGATGGCCGGGTGGCGCAGCTCTGGGTGGACCACCCGCAGCTCAAGAAGGGCCCGCTCTTCGACTGCCTGCTGAGCGAGATGAAGAAGTGGCCCTTCAAGCCCTACACGGGGGAGCGCGCCACGGTGAACCTCGCGTTCACCATCGGTAGGAAATAG